The Cohnella abietis genome has a segment encoding these proteins:
- the fliM gene encoding flagellar motor switch protein FliM, translating to MVDVLSQNEIDALLAALSSGEMDAEELKKEDTQKKVRAYDFKRAVRFSKDHIRSLTRIHENFARFLTTYFSAQLRTFVQINVVQVEQLPYDEFIRSIPKMTVLNIFEAEPLEGRMVLEVHPNVAFAMLDRLLGGGGTAPSKIGSLTEIETIIMEKIFSRALESLQEAWKTIIDLQPRLEALETNPQFMQIVSPNETIALISLSTKIGDTTGMINLCIPHVVIEPIMPRLSVHHWFVSQKKTRAPEEQLMLEQRVNKAKLPIIAELGSSKISVQEFLNLSVGDVIALHKPTGEGLEVKVGDKVKFIASPGTVRDKMAIQINEIVSEGVDEIHDE from the coding sequence TTGGTAGATGTACTTTCGCAGAATGAGATTGATGCGTTGTTGGCGGCGCTCTCGTCAGGTGAAATGGATGCGGAAGAGCTCAAAAAGGAAGATACACAGAAAAAGGTCCGTGCCTATGATTTCAAACGCGCGGTGCGTTTTTCCAAAGATCATATCCGGAGCTTAACTCGAATACATGAGAATTTCGCACGATTTTTGACTACGTATTTCTCTGCACAGCTCCGAACATTTGTTCAGATTAACGTTGTTCAGGTTGAGCAGCTTCCCTATGACGAATTCATCCGTTCCATCCCTAAGATGACTGTGTTAAACATCTTTGAAGCGGAGCCGCTTGAAGGCCGGATGGTTCTAGAGGTACATCCCAACGTCGCTTTCGCCATGCTAGATAGGCTGCTTGGTGGTGGGGGAACCGCCCCTAGTAAGATCGGCAGCTTAACTGAAATTGAAACAATCATCATGGAGAAGATTTTCAGCAGAGCTCTAGAAAGCTTGCAAGAAGCTTGGAAAACAATAATTGATTTGCAACCGCGGTTAGAGGCATTAGAAACGAACCCGCAGTTTATGCAAATTGTTTCCCCTAATGAAACGATTGCTCTCATTTCTCTTAGCACGAAGATAGGCGACACAACAGGAATGATTAACTTATGTATACCGCATGTTGTCATTGAACCGATTATGCCAAGACTGTCAGTGCATCATTGGTTTGTATCCCAGAAAAAAACACGGGCTCCGGAAGAGCAGTTGATGCTTGAGCAAAGAGTGAATAAAGCCAAGCTCCCAATTATCGCTGAACTAGGTTCTTCCAAAATATCCGTGCAGGAGTTTCTAAACCTCTCTGTTGGGGATGTCATTGCCCTGCATAAGCCAACTGGTGAAGGTCTTGAAGTTAAGGTTGGGGACAAGGTGAAATTCATTGCCAGCCCGGGTACGGTGCGCGACAAAATGGCGATTCAAATCAACGAAATCGTCAGTGAAGGGGTAGATGAAATCCATGACGAGTAA
- the fliP gene encoding flagellar type III secretion system pore protein FliP (The bacterial flagellar biogenesis protein FliP forms a type III secretion system (T3SS)-type pore required for flagellar assembly.) yields the protein MRKKLIYSFFTIQALLLGFQASAYADPIIGVTLGDGSEPVGASALSMLLLITVLSLAPAILVLMTSFTRIVIVLGFVRTSLGTQQMPPNQVLIGLALFMTLFVMAPTFSTLNETALKPYLAGEISQTEALEKASVPMKEFMYKHTREKDLLLFMNYTKTEKPATYQDIPITVLVPAYAISELKTAFQMGFMIFIPFLVIDMVVASTLMAMGMMMLPPVMISLPFKILLFVLVDGWYLVVKSLLTSFSS from the coding sequence ATGAGAAAAAAACTTATTTATAGCTTTTTTACCATTCAAGCCTTACTGCTCGGTTTTCAGGCATCTGCATACGCTGATCCCATTATCGGTGTCACTCTTGGTGATGGGTCAGAGCCTGTTGGTGCTTCTGCCTTGTCCATGTTACTTCTCATTACAGTTCTTAGCTTGGCGCCTGCCATACTCGTGCTGATGACAAGCTTTACTAGAATTGTAATTGTACTTGGATTTGTACGGACATCACTGGGTACGCAGCAGATGCCACCGAATCAGGTGCTGATTGGATTAGCGCTCTTCATGACCCTATTCGTTATGGCACCGACGTTTTCAACTTTAAACGAGACAGCGTTGAAGCCATATCTAGCTGGTGAAATAAGTCAAACGGAAGCTTTGGAGAAGGCATCTGTGCCAATGAAGGAATTCATGTATAAGCATACTCGTGAGAAGGATTTATTGCTCTTCATGAATTATACGAAAACAGAAAAGCCGGCAACCTACCAGGACATTCCGATTACTGTACTTGTTCCAGCTTATGCAATAAGCGAATTAAAGACGGCTTTCCAGATGGGATTTATGATTTTCATACCATTTCTAGTTATTGATATGGTCGTTGCCAGTACACTAATGGCAATGGGGATGATGATGCTTCCACCCGTAATGATTTCGCTACCGTTCAAGATTTTGCTTTTTGTGCTAGTCGACGGATGGTATCTAGTCGTAAAGTCGCTGTTGACCAGCTTTAGCTCTTGA
- a CDS encoding flagellar biosynthetic protein FliO, which produces MRTYGLVDELPVSGFASAWDLIKILFVLGLIVVLIVVTLRFLAKRNRGWGMNNSLRSLGGFPLGSNKSMQIVEWNNRIYVLGIGNDVTLLESITDPDIVAALLAEHDTMAANSGVALPEWLRKWASRNNPPTDDVPSKDAGGKVSFEQTLENRLRQVSERRQRVEQLLEDSRSGDGTDKP; this is translated from the coding sequence ATGCGCACTTACGGGCTAGTAGATGAGCTTCCGGTATCGGGCTTCGCATCAGCTTGGGATTTAATCAAAATATTGTTCGTTCTCGGCCTTATAGTCGTCCTGATTGTTGTCACTTTACGGTTTCTGGCTAAACGCAATCGCGGATGGGGAATGAACAATTCGCTTCGTTCACTGGGAGGGTTTCCTCTCGGTTCGAACAAGTCGATGCAAATCGTAGAATGGAACAATCGGATTTATGTGCTTGGAATAGGAAATGACGTGACGCTATTGGAATCTATTACTGATCCTGATATTGTCGCTGCTTTGCTGGCTGAACACGATACTATGGCGGCCAATAGCGGAGTCGCACTACCTGAATGGCTTCGCAAATGGGCTAGTCGCAACAATCCGCCCACTGATGATGTTCCTTCCAAGGATGCAGGCGGCAAAGTAAGTTTCGAGCAAACCTTGGAGAACCGACTTCGCCAGGTTTCAGAAAGAAGGCAACGGGTGGAACAATTGTTGGAGGATAGCCGTTCTGGAGATGGGACGGACAAGCCATGA
- the fliQ gene encoding flagellar biosynthesis protein FliQ produces the protein MSSEFIIGLAGQALFTVLKVSAPMLGVGLIVGLMVSIFQATTQIQEQTLAFVPKIIAVFLSLLIFGPWILNIMIDFTSRLLGNLASYIG, from the coding sequence ATGAGCTCCGAGTTTATTATTGGATTAGCCGGTCAAGCATTGTTTACCGTGCTAAAGGTAAGTGCACCTATGCTTGGGGTTGGATTGATTGTCGGATTAATGGTCAGTATTTTTCAGGCGACGACGCAGATCCAAGAGCAGACCCTTGCATTTGTGCCCAAAATCATTGCTGTTTTCCTTTCTCTACTCATTTTCGGTCCATGGATCCTTAACATCATGATTGATTTCACGAGTCGGCTGCTAGGAAATCTTGCGAGCTACATTGGGTGA
- the fliR gene encoding flagellar biosynthetic protein FliR, whose product MELIMQVLPGFLLVFCRISSFFIVAPIFSSRTFPTFIKIGLAFFVSLIVFLTVGFDSKVLVDATYILAILREVFAGLLIGYTSYIFFTIVQTSGALMDMQMGLAMANIVNPVTGTSSPIMGNLKYMLLMLVFLSINGHHYLLAAIMDSYKWLPLDNQLFQIYYGGQITEFLARTFADTFLVALQIAAPIVVAMFLTDFGLALLARTAPQYNVFVIGIPIKILVGLSLMVLLLPGFSALFQIVFDNMFGALEKLFTLLKSSSRA is encoded by the coding sequence ATGGAACTAATCATGCAGGTACTCCCTGGCTTTCTGCTCGTTTTTTGTCGAATATCATCGTTTTTTATCGTCGCACCCATATTTTCTTCTAGAACGTTTCCTACTTTTATCAAAATCGGTCTAGCTTTCTTCGTGTCATTGATCGTCTTTTTGACTGTCGGGTTCGATTCTAAGGTCTTGGTGGATGCTACATACATATTAGCTATATTACGTGAGGTTTTTGCCGGACTGCTTATCGGATATACCTCTTACATTTTCTTTACGATTGTCCAGACTTCTGGTGCGCTTATGGATATGCAGATGGGTTTAGCGATGGCGAATATCGTGAACCCGGTTACGGGAACCTCGTCTCCTATTATGGGGAATTTGAAGTATATGCTGCTGATGCTTGTGTTTCTATCCATTAATGGCCATCATTACTTGCTTGCTGCCATCATGGATAGCTACAAATGGCTGCCGCTGGATAATCAACTATTTCAAATTTATTACGGGGGCCAGATTACGGAGTTTCTTGCAAGAACCTTTGCTGATACTTTCTTGGTAGCCTTGCAGATAGCAGCTCCAATTGTAGTTGCTATGTTTTTGACGGATTTTGGTTTGGCGTTACTTGCTCGAACCGCTCCGCAGTACAATGTGTTCGTCATTGGAATTCCTATCAAAATATTGGTCGGGTTATCATTGATGGTTCTTCTTCTTCCGGGCTTTAGCGCCCTGTTCCAGATTGTGTTCGACAATATGTTTGGCGCACTTGAAAAGCTTTTTACCCTCTTGAAATCATCCTCTAGAGCATAG
- the flhB gene encoding flagellar biosynthesis protein FlhB — MPRNRLRMDLQLFSGEKTEKATPKKRQESRKKGQVAKSSEIPSSLILLMSICCLLMLGPFLQKQVIVIFSDIYLHRLNMDVTELNVLSLFNHYAIQMLILLAPIFIMVVIIAFSAYYVQIGWLFTFEPLKPKLEKLSPLKGAKNIFGIRSVVEFLKSSMKLISVGLIVFTVLWSQKKRLLDLAHLPVEDIFAFVTSLTVRMGIFVAALLFILAIGDFMYQRYEFEKNLRMSKQDIKDEYKNSEGDPLIKAKIKERQRRMALMRMMQEVPKADVIITNPTHFAVALKYDSTQMDAPTVIAKGQDYLALRIREIAKQNDVIMMENKPLARALFERTEVGQSVPGDLFQAVAEVLAYVYRLKGRR, encoded by the coding sequence ATGCCCCGTAATCGCTTAAGGATGGATCTCCAATTGTTTTCAGGCGAGAAAACGGAGAAGGCGACACCGAAAAAGCGTCAGGAAAGCCGTAAAAAAGGGCAAGTAGCCAAGAGCTCTGAAATTCCTAGCTCACTTATTCTGCTTATGAGCATTTGCTGCTTGTTAATGCTAGGACCGTTTTTGCAGAAACAAGTGATCGTCATTTTCAGTGATATTTATTTGCACCGATTGAACATGGATGTAACAGAGCTTAATGTTCTTAGTCTATTTAATCATTATGCGATACAGATGCTTATCCTCTTGGCGCCTATTTTTATTATGGTTGTAATCATTGCATTTTCGGCTTATTACGTTCAAATCGGGTGGTTGTTCACTTTTGAGCCGTTGAAGCCAAAGCTTGAAAAGCTGAGCCCGTTAAAGGGCGCAAAAAATATTTTTGGTATTCGCTCTGTCGTTGAGTTTCTCAAAAGCTCAATGAAGTTAATTTCGGTGGGGCTCATTGTTTTTACAGTTCTATGGTCTCAAAAAAAGCGGTTATTGGATTTAGCTCATTTACCTGTCGAAGACATCTTCGCCTTTGTAACGAGCTTGACTGTTCGAATGGGAATATTCGTTGCCGCGCTCTTATTCATTCTTGCAATTGGTGATTTTATGTACCAGCGCTACGAATTCGAGAAAAACCTCAGGATGAGTAAGCAAGACATTAAAGATGAATACAAAAATTCTGAAGGTGACCCCTTAATTAAAGCGAAGATTAAGGAGCGTCAACGAAGAATGGCTCTTATGCGCATGATGCAGGAAGTGCCGAAAGCGGACGTTATTATTACAAATCCGACTCACTTTGCAGTAGCTCTTAAGTACGATAGTACCCAGATGGATGCACCTACAGTAATCGCTAAAGGACAAGACTATCTGGCCCTGAGAATTAGGGAAATTGCTAAACAAAACGATGTCATAATGATGGAAAATAAGCCGCTCGCCCGTGCGCTGTTTGAAAGAACGGAAGTAGGACAAAGCGTTCCCGGAGACCTCTTCCAAGCAGTAGCGGAAGTGCTGGCATACGTATATCGGCTCAAGGGCCGGCGTTAG
- a CDS encoding response regulator — protein MANRILIVDDAAFMRMMIRDILTKNGYEVVGEAPDGAQAIEKYKELNPDLITMDITMPEMDGITALKEIRKLDTNAKVIMCSAMGQQAMVIDAIQAGAKDFIVKPFQADRVIEAIKKTLG, from the coding sequence ATGGCAAACCGCATTCTTATAGTAGACGACGCAGCATTCATGCGTATGATGATTCGTGATATTTTAACAAAAAATGGTTATGAGGTTGTTGGAGAAGCACCAGATGGAGCTCAAGCAATCGAGAAATACAAGGAACTAAACCCGGATCTTATCACAATGGATATCACCATGCCAGAAATGGATGGAATTACAGCTCTGAAGGAAATACGTAAGCTGGATACGAATGCTAAAGTCATTATGTGTTCTGCGATGGGGCAGCAAGCAATGGTAATTGATGCAATCCAAGCTGGAGCCAAGGACTTTATTGTTAAGCCTTTCCAAGCTGACCGCGTTATCGAAGCCATCAAGAAAACACTGGGTTAG
- the fliY gene encoding flagellar motor switch phosphatase FliY — protein sequence MTSKDYLSQEEIDALLRQSSGGEDEAPAASNDTTLSIDDYLTPLEQDALGEIGNITFGSAATALSTLLGKKVDITTPTVSTIHREEFESEFPKPHVAVHVSYVEGFEGINSLVIKSHDAQVIADLMLGGEGNVTSEELNEIHISAVQEAMNQMMGSSATSMSTIFNRMVNISPPGIDIMDVRNNSGLTNIPQEDVFVKISFRLKIGDLIDSSIMQLLAVSFAKELVRSLMGSVEDTSSQPVAQPAAQVAQPAYAAPPTPAPTPAPAPPVQQAPPMVAAPQQGYAAPTPSYPQTLGGGVNRNVNVNPVQFANLQGGGYTQGEETNLNLLLDIPLKVTVELGRTQKQIKDILELSQGSIIELDKLAGEPVDILVNSKLIAKGEVVVIDENFGVRVTDIVSQWDRVQKIQ from the coding sequence ATGACGAGTAAAGACTATTTATCTCAGGAAGAGATTGATGCACTATTACGTCAATCCTCAGGCGGGGAAGATGAGGCACCAGCCGCTTCAAATGATACGACGCTTTCAATAGACGACTATTTGACTCCTCTAGAGCAGGATGCACTTGGAGAAATTGGTAACATCACTTTCGGAAGTGCCGCTACAGCACTCTCAACGTTGCTTGGTAAAAAGGTCGATATTACAACACCTACCGTTTCTACTATTCACCGTGAGGAGTTCGAGTCTGAGTTTCCTAAGCCTCATGTAGCTGTTCATGTTAGTTACGTTGAAGGCTTCGAGGGAATTAATTCTCTTGTCATTAAATCTCATGATGCACAGGTTATTGCCGATTTAATGCTTGGTGGGGAAGGTAATGTAACCTCTGAAGAGTTAAATGAGATACATATTAGTGCAGTGCAAGAAGCGATGAATCAGATGATGGGTTCTTCGGCTACTTCAATGTCGACGATTTTTAATCGAATGGTTAACATTTCGCCTCCAGGCATTGATATTATGGATGTCCGGAATAACTCCGGATTAACTAATATTCCGCAGGAAGATGTATTTGTTAAAATCTCCTTCAGACTTAAAATTGGGGATTTAATAGATTCATCCATCATGCAGCTATTGGCAGTTTCGTTCGCAAAAGAATTGGTCCGTTCATTGATGGGAAGCGTGGAGGATACATCCTCACAGCCAGTCGCTCAACCAGCAGCGCAGGTGGCACAGCCTGCCTATGCGGCTCCACCGACACCAGCACCGACCCCGGCACCAGCGCCGCCTGTGCAACAAGCGCCGCCTATGGTCGCAGCTCCGCAACAAGGTTATGCTGCTCCAACGCCTTCGTACCCGCAGACATTGGGTGGTGGAGTTAATCGGAATGTTAATGTTAACCCGGTTCAATTCGCCAACCTCCAAGGTGGGGGTTATACGCAAGGAGAAGAAACAAATCTTAATCTGTTGCTTGACATTCCTCTTAAAGTGACGGTAGAGTTGGGTCGCACCCAGAAACAGATCAAGGATATTTTGGAACTGTCCCAAGGCTCAATTATTGAGCTAGACAAACTGGCCGGCGAACCCGTCGACATCTTAGTAAACAGCAAACTGATCGCCAAAGGCGAAGTCGTCGTTATTGACGAGAATTTCGGTGTACGCGTAACCGATATCGTTAGTCAATGGGATCGAGTTCAAAAAATCCAATAA
- a CDS encoding flagellar basal body-associated FliL family protein, with product MKKLLPWLVSLLLAITLIVVVTFYFWTTLFGDKKAKDPDQAAKEMAENVQIEPISADELINRTSDLIDIKTNLADKDYIVQISFSFTFSSEKTKDEFNKIKENKIKPIVNRALWVMSPDDMNGTKGKDQLTAGLINSINAVLTEGKLMNVGITDFIMMPV from the coding sequence ATGAAAAAATTGTTGCCATGGCTCGTTTCGCTATTATTAGCGATTACGTTGATTGTCGTTGTCACCTTTTACTTCTGGACCACATTGTTCGGGGACAAAAAAGCTAAGGATCCTGACCAAGCGGCTAAGGAAATGGCTGAGAATGTACAAATCGAGCCGATATCTGCGGATGAATTGATTAATCGTACATCCGATTTAATAGATATCAAAACAAATCTCGCAGATAAAGACTATATCGTACAGATTAGCTTCTCGTTTACATTTAGCAGCGAGAAAACAAAAGATGAGTTTAACAAAATCAAAGAAAACAAAATCAAGCCGATCGTTAACCGTGCACTGTGGGTTATGTCCCCTGATGATATGAATGGAACTAAAGGTAAGGATCAGCTTACCGCTGGCCTAATTAATTCTATTAATGCAGTGCTGACAGAAGGCAAGCTGATGAATGTTGGAATTACCGATTTTATTATGATGCCTGTTTAA